Sequence from the bacterium genome:
ACCCGCCAGGTCTCCCAGCGCGAGCCCTTGTCGAAACCGTCATCCTCCACCGAGCCCAGGAACCCGGCCGTGCGGGCGAAATCCTCGCCCCAGACCTCGGCCGGGTCGGCGGTGCGGCCGCCGCAGGTGCTGTGGTAGTAGGCGGTGATCACCTGCCCTTTGTAGGTTATCACCTCGCCGCGGGTGGCCTCGACTGCGCGGTCGGTGGCGCGGGCCTCGCGCGACACGCCCAGGTAGACCTGGTCGCCCGTGTCGGCGCTCATGTCGAACGGCGAGCCGCGGCGCTGCTGCATCTTGGCCAGGGCGAAACTGCGCGCCACCACGGCCTGGGCCTTGAGCGCCTCCATGTAATTCTCGTCCAGGGTGCCGATCTCCACCGGCACCACCGAGCGCAGGTACTGCTCCAGGGGCAACACGTTGATCGCGCGAAGGTTGCCGTTGCTCATGGTGTAGATATAGATCCGGCCGCGGTAGGCCTTGCCGTTCACTGTGACCGGTCCGCCGCCGGGGGCCTCGGCGTAGACTCCGGAGGGATGGTCGCGGCTGACCCGGCCATCCGGCATGGCCACCCTGAGCTGGGCTTTCTCGCTGAACCGCACGGCGTCCCAGGCCTCATCTGCTGAAAGCATGGCGATATCCGCGCTGGAGGAGGCGTCCCGGAACACCACACCCTTGTCCGCGCCGCCCAGGCGCACCACCGGCACATC
This genomic interval carries:
- a CDS encoding SpoIID/LytB domain-containing protein, whose amino-acid sequence is MGHTPRALHPILRPAAVCLALAALCQTVSCHRARVVPERPAKPTVPAAKPAPVTPAPRAESGEPSVRVLLMEDVPVVRLGGADKGVVFRDASSSADIAMLSADEAWDAVRFSEKAQLRVAMPDGRVSRDHPSGVYAEAPGGGPVTVNGKAYRGRIYIYTMSNGNLRAINVLPLEQYLRSVVPVEIGTLDENYMEALKAQAVVARSFALAKMQQRRGSPFDMSADTGDQVYLGVSREARATDRAVEATRGEVITYKGQVITAYYHSTCGGRTADPAEVWGEDFARTAGFLGSVEDDGFDKGSRWETWRVKWTRKQLLDQVRKYLPGTLGMSAAQVGEPKDIEVAEHGLSGRNARLKITTDKSSFEVRGDQIRRVLRQPDGAMLPSTLFSLSAAKEKGETVVVAEGRGFGHGLGMCQWGARMRAEQGQNYRNILEHYYRDIKLEKKY